One cyanobiont of Ornithocercus magnificus DNA segment encodes these proteins:
- a CDS encoding glucose-6-phosphate dehydrogenase, which yields MSPQLTLQTPVELPPAEVLAYLEELWSRDQSGGSGAPTFCLLVWQPSWVEQQLVRTGRLLGAITGVEREKLIEAARQAVVETGLPLSTPPLSRSTAQAMARLGGSVKAEDLRGQHIDASLSAQQPRRLITLAPTLDEHQPLKTLVAAYCPLLEEKIDSIACCGDVLVLRGGQQAIGEGLPIVQSLLPSDLPSWMWWNGSLDESTDLFEQLGAFPRRLIIDSSQGSPLHCLKLLQNCIEAGQAVNDLNWLRLGAWRETLAMVFDPPQRRESLSHVIQLDIDVEGQHFVQGLLLAAWITDRLGWHMCTAQVVKANGIGIELYRPDNVAVHVRVMPVPVGHPSIYAGQIVGVRLICKPSPDTAVCVIVCAESSGCMRLEAGGVASMELIEEVVPQQHGTMSQDVARLLSGGHDSTSPLLSAVVPLATKILEQALTI from the coding sequence ATGTCGCCGCAGCTCACTCTCCAGACACCGGTCGAACTTCCTCCTGCTGAGGTCCTGGCTTACCTAGAAGAGCTTTGGTCTAGAGATCAGTCTGGCGGCAGCGGAGCTCCCACTTTTTGCCTGCTTGTGTGGCAACCATCTTGGGTAGAGCAACAGCTCGTCCGTACAGGTCGCTTGCTTGGAGCTATCACAGGGGTCGAGCGAGAGAAATTGATCGAAGCTGCCCGTCAAGCAGTAGTAGAGACTGGTCTACCACTAAGCACACCGCCCTTAAGCAGGTCAACAGCCCAAGCCATGGCGCGCCTGGGCGGCAGTGTCAAGGCCGAAGATCTCCGCGGTCAACACATTGATGCTTCACTGAGTGCTCAACAGCCACGACGTCTAATCACCCTGGCGCCAACACTTGATGAACATCAGCCCCTCAAGACTCTAGTAGCTGCCTACTGCCCATTATTGGAAGAGAAAATTGACAGCATAGCCTGTTGCGGTGATGTCTTAGTACTTCGTGGCGGGCAACAAGCGATCGGCGAAGGTCTTCCAATTGTGCAGTCGCTGTTACCTTCAGATCTTCCATCCTGGATGTGGTGGAACGGTAGTCTTGACGAGTCAACTGATCTGTTCGAGCAGCTAGGTGCTTTTCCTCGTCGTCTGATTATTGATTCTTCCCAAGGTAGCCCTTTGCATTGTCTCAAGCTACTGCAGAATTGCATAGAAGCTGGCCAGGCAGTTAACGACCTCAACTGGCTTCGTCTTGGAGCTTGGCGCGAGACGTTAGCAATGGTCTTCGATCCTCCGCAGCGGCGCGAATCCTTATCCCACGTAATTCAGTTAGATATTGATGTGGAGGGCCAACACTTCGTTCAGGGGCTTCTGTTAGCTGCCTGGATCACTGATAGACTTGGGTGGCATATGTGCACAGCACAAGTGGTCAAAGCTAACGGGATTGGCATTGAACTTTATCGTCCAGATAATGTAGCTGTGCATGTCCGTGTTATGCCAGTTCCTGTTGGCCATCCAAGTATCTATGCCGGACAAATTGTTGGTGTGCGGCTAATTTGCAAGCCTTCCCCAGATACTGCTGTTTGTGTAATCGTCTGCGCAGAATCTAGCGGCTGCATGCGGCTCGAGGCTGGTGGGGTAGCCAGCATGGAGCTAATTGAAGAAGTTGTACCTCAGCAGCACGGGACAATGTCTCAGGATGTTGCCCGCTTACTGAGCGGCGGTCATGACTCTACAAGCCCGCTTTTGAGCGCTGTTGTGCCACTGGCTACGAAGATACTGGAGCAAGCTCTAACTATCTGA
- a CDS encoding cobyrinate a,c-diamide synthase, producing MACIIAAPASGSGKTLVSLAVTAWARQRGMSLQPFKVGPDYLDAQLLSAAAGKPCRNLDTTLCGYSWVQTCFHYHAPRADLALVEGVMGLFDGVGSGQQGSTATIALLLNLPVILVVDGSGQAQSLAALICGFRDFDPRLRLAGVVVNRVTSKRHRQLLEEVLEGISMPMLGCLPKQPALELPSRHLGLAPAHELKDFDDRLDILGDLTNNYLDHEHLVRILRSSASSNSVDPIVTWATHNVPALNSTRGDLAVAVAEDEAFHFHYAETRECLEAIGITLITWSPLADEKIPRAAGLFIPGGFPEQHAARLSTCHRSLGELRRWFRRRPLYAECGGMLLLGRNLCDLEDKPHPMAGLLPFEARRGEPQVGYRTMKPLGDGLLVRAGEIWRGHEFHHWQLSSEGLDLSSHQPKIRELWQVEGWRSKSIDEGWSIPTTLHASWVHLHWASCEIIPCRWRAAVAAVKVDS from the coding sequence ATGGCTTGCATAATCGCTGCTCCTGCAAGTGGGAGTGGCAAAACTCTAGTCAGCTTAGCAGTCACAGCCTGGGCAAGGCAACGGGGAATGAGCCTACAGCCATTCAAGGTAGGACCTGATTATCTAGATGCACAGCTACTGAGTGCTGCGGCTGGCAAACCATGCCGGAACCTTGATACAACTCTTTGTGGTTACAGCTGGGTGCAAACTTGTTTCCATTACCACGCGCCTCGGGCTGATCTCGCATTGGTAGAAGGCGTGATGGGACTATTTGATGGAGTTGGCAGTGGTCAACAAGGAAGCACTGCTACTATAGCTCTTTTACTCAACCTACCAGTTATCCTGGTAGTAGACGGAAGTGGCCAAGCTCAATCCCTTGCTGCCCTTATCTGTGGCTTTCGCGACTTTGACCCAAGACTAAGGCTGGCAGGCGTAGTGGTTAACCGTGTTACCAGCAAGCGCCATAGACAACTGCTAGAGGAAGTTTTAGAAGGAATTAGTATGCCAATGCTTGGCTGCCTACCAAAGCAGCCAGCTTTGGAACTGCCATCGCGCCATCTTGGGTTAGCACCAGCCCATGAACTCAAGGATTTTGATGACCGTCTGGATATTCTGGGAGATCTGACCAACAACTATCTCGATCATGAACACCTAGTCCGTATATTACGAAGCTCGGCAAGTAGCAATTCAGTAGACCCAATTGTTACTTGGGCAACACATAATGTGCCAGCTCTAAATAGCACTAGGGGCGACTTAGCAGTAGCAGTGGCAGAGGATGAGGCTTTCCACTTCCATTATGCCGAGACACGTGAATGCTTAGAGGCTATTGGTATAACACTAATAACATGGAGTCCTCTAGCAGATGAGAAGATTCCTAGGGCTGCTGGTTTATTTATTCCTGGTGGCTTTCCGGAACAACATGCTGCTAGGCTTAGCACATGCCATCGTAGTCTTGGGGAGCTGCGCCGCTGGTTTCGCCGCCGTCCACTATATGCTGAGTGTGGTGGCATGCTTCTGCTTGGTAGAAATCTCTGCGACCTCGAGGATAAACCACATCCAATGGCTGGCTTACTTCCCTTCGAAGCTCGTCGTGGTGAACCGCAAGTTGGTTACCGCACTATGAAACCGTTGGGAGATGGACTACTTGTGCGTGCTGGTGAGATATGGCGTGGTCACGAGTTTCACCATTGGCAGCTAAGTTCTGAGGGTCTAGATTTATCTTCACACCAACCGAAGATCCGAGAACTATGGCAAGTTGAAGGCTGGCGGAGCAAATCTATAGATGAGGGATGGAGTATTCCAACAACACTGCATGCCAGCTGGGTTCATCTTCATTGGGCTAGTTGTGAGATAATCCCATGCCGTTGGCGTGCTGCAGTAGCTGCAGTCAAGGTTGATTCATAA
- a CDS encoding divergent PAP2 family protein, with amino-acid sequence MTSGAFSHPVMHQLLDNGPLAWGLIACGSAQLSKLFLELLLHHRWRPGALIKTGGMPSSHSALVTGTAAAVGWQQGFDDALFVVAVAVAFVVMHDASGIRRAAGLTAARVNALPRSLWSSEPKTPLEESLGHSHLQVFIGGLMGPAVALPGLEWLGSPLEVASQITRTTG; translated from the coding sequence ATGACCTCTGGTGCCTTTTCCCACCCTGTAATGCATCAACTTCTAGATAATGGGCCGCTAGCGTGGGGTTTGATAGCTTGTGGCTCGGCTCAACTCTCGAAACTGTTCCTTGAGCTACTGCTGCACCATCGTTGGCGACCTGGTGCTTTAATTAAAACAGGTGGCATGCCATCTAGCCACTCCGCACTTGTTACAGGTACTGCTGCAGCCGTTGGCTGGCAGCAAGGTTTCGACGATGCCCTTTTTGTGGTTGCCGTTGCAGTTGCCTTCGTAGTTATGCATGACGCCAGTGGGATCCGCCGTGCAGCAGGGTTAACTGCAGCACGGGTAAATGCCCTGCCAAGATCCCTATGGTCCTCTGAACCAAAAACACCACTCGAGGAAAGCCTTGGGCACAGCCATCTGCAGGTATTTATCGGTGGTCTAATGGGCCCTGCAGTAGCCCTTCCAGGCCTTGAATGGTTAGGGTCACCTCTCGAGGTAGCTTCCCAAATTACACGTACTACTGGATAA
- a CDS encoding polyprenyl synthetase family protein, whose product MAPTVTSKNSVPSKGSAANLLFDFRSYLERSRDTVEAALDDALGPEHPEQLRDAMRYSLLAGGKRLRPILCLAACELACGETELAVPTAVALEMIHTMSLIHDDLPAMDNDDLRRGRPTSHKVYGEAMAILAGDALLTQAFEMVALRSPGVPADRLLKVVGELSRVAGAPGLVGGQVVDMESEGKQVNLDTLEYIHLHKTGALLSACVVAGATIGGADDELIAALRIYARGIGLAFQIIDDILDVTASSKVLGKTAGKDLAADKTTYPKLLGLEESRRRAEILVAEAQEALEPWKDRALPLLALAGFITSRDR is encoded by the coding sequence ATGGCGCCGACGGTGACTAGCAAAAACAGTGTCCCGTCCAAGGGTTCTGCTGCGAATCTATTGTTCGATTTCAGATCCTACCTCGAGCGCTCACGTGATACGGTCGAGGCTGCACTCGACGATGCGCTTGGTCCCGAGCATCCTGAGCAGCTTCGAGATGCTATGCGTTATTCACTGCTTGCAGGTGGCAAGCGGCTGCGCCCGATTCTTTGCCTAGCAGCTTGCGAATTGGCCTGTGGTGAGACTGAGTTAGCAGTTCCCACAGCAGTGGCGCTGGAGATGATCCACACTATGTCATTAATCCATGACGATCTTCCTGCCATGGACAATGACGATCTACGCCGTGGCCGTCCCACTAGCCACAAGGTCTATGGTGAAGCTATGGCAATCCTGGCAGGAGATGCCCTGCTAACGCAAGCCTTCGAGATGGTTGCTCTACGCAGTCCTGGTGTGCCCGCCGACCGTCTGCTGAAGGTTGTTGGTGAACTCTCCCGTGTTGCTGGAGCTCCAGGACTAGTTGGTGGGCAAGTAGTGGATATGGAAAGTGAAGGTAAGCAGGTGAATCTTGATACACTTGAGTACATCCACCTGCACAAGACTGGTGCACTCCTTAGTGCCTGTGTAGTAGCTGGAGCAACCATAGGCGGGGCTGACGATGAGTTAATTGCAGCACTGCGCATTTACGCTCGTGGCATCGGGCTCGCTTTTCAGATCATTGACGATATCCTAGATGTAACAGCTAGCAGCAAGGTGCTTGGCAAAACAGCTGGCAAGGACCTTGCTGCTGACAAAACCACCTATCCAAAGCTTTTGGGACTTGAGGAATCCCGCCGCCGAGCTGAGATCTTGGTTGCGGAAGCACAGGAGGCACTAGAACCTTGGAAGGATCGAGCTTTACCATTACTGGCTTTAGCTGGCTTCATAACTAGCCGTGACCGATGA
- a CDS encoding bifunctional 5,10-methylene-tetrahydrofolate dehydrogenase/5,10-methylene-tetrahydrofolate cyclohydrolase: MVQRLDGRQLAGLVEERLRQVIANRLVSMGRPPGLAVLRVGEDPASAIYVANKEKACKRVGVLSYGTSLPSGTPAEDVMEIIERLNTNSDVDGILLQLPLPVNLDERPLLAAITPDKDADGIHATNLGRLLRGEPGPRSCTPAGIMALLQHNGIKLPGQRAVVVGRSILVGQPMALMLQAANATVTVAHSHTRNLPEVTGDAEILVVAAGQPEMIGAKHVRPGAVVVDVGIHRRPGGGLCGDVRADEVKTVAAALSPVPGGVGPMTVTMLLVNTVLIWLRCCGLNHDLDDLFA; the protein is encoded by the coding sequence ATGGTGCAGAGACTTGATGGCCGGCAACTAGCAGGCCTTGTAGAGGAAAGGTTGCGTCAAGTTATTGCAAATAGACTTGTAAGCATGGGTCGACCACCAGGATTAGCTGTCCTGAGGGTTGGAGAAGATCCTGCTAGTGCGATCTATGTAGCGAACAAGGAAAAGGCCTGTAAGAGAGTTGGGGTACTGAGTTATGGGACTAGTCTGCCATCTGGGACGCCTGCGGAAGATGTCATGGAAATAATAGAGCGCTTAAACACAAATAGTGACGTCGATGGCATCCTGCTGCAGCTGCCCTTGCCAGTAAATCTAGATGAGCGTCCGTTGCTTGCAGCAATCACTCCTGACAAAGACGCTGACGGAATTCATGCCACCAATCTCGGTCGCTTACTTAGAGGAGAGCCAGGACCACGTAGTTGCACTCCAGCCGGAATCATGGCACTGTTGCAACATAATGGCATCAAATTGCCCGGACAACGCGCTGTGGTAGTAGGGCGTAGTATCCTTGTTGGCCAGCCGATGGCGCTAATGCTGCAGGCAGCTAATGCAACTGTGACAGTTGCCCATTCCCATACTCGCAACCTTCCTGAGGTTACTGGAGATGCTGAAATTTTGGTAGTAGCAGCTGGACAACCAGAGATGATCGGTGCCAAGCATGTCCGTCCTGGAGCAGTGGTGGTAGATGTTGGGATTCATCGCCGCCCTGGGGGTGGACTTTGTGGTGATGTACGTGCCGACGAAGTAAAGACAGTTGCTGCTGCTTTGTCTCCTGTTCCTGGTGGTGTCGGTCCAATGACGGTCACGATGCTGCTAGTCAACACAGTGTTAATCTGGCTGCGTTGCTGTGGGTTAAACCATGATCTAGATGATCTATTTGCTTGA
- a CDS encoding HD family phosphohydrolase yields MASRVKKLWRNWIRAESFHCVAFCWAVLPKTTLLFTCVVVAVVFSWPWLVGTNLKPGLLAPFNTYAPRSASVVNSEALEQQQSKLRLHSSLQFVDTRETTRLKQKLEQQLVQLEQISYGKSNDYAKTENLSTAEEKWLSSRTPEEQLIWSIILHSAVDRILNQGLVGTLTAEQLRRAASSQLTDLGRINSPARTLGSRLLANVFQGASNLCIDLACSQEKLEELVDKQGIPVIEILKGDLITYKGEYISRQAYDLLDYFELVSWQPQFSLWLPHFLEAFAGCGVLLLLMRWEYPYLEVRHGLLALGLLLMTQSARLWFETAINPLAMIVPPTLLLAQSIGVASGLAWMSVAGLLWPIPAGGFGEERLMVACAIAAISALQARHMRSRTQLLQLMMMLPLGALVTERLLLHNQFNTNIWSQLASRAWELSSEALFTATMLMLATLAIPVLESFFGLLSRARLMELADQERPLLRRLSSEAPGTFEHTLMICGLAEEAARVVGGDIDLIRAGALYHDIGKLYAPGWFIENQSNGVNPHDILDDPEASASILQAHVDEGLRLARRHRLPQPVASFIPEHQGTLKMGYFLHQAQKLNPLVEENRFRYRGPVPRSRETAILMLADGCEAALRSQPPNTSDAEACQIVRRIIDARHRDGQLHESDLSELETELMVRAFVRVWRRTRHRRIPYPVATQPGLQA; encoded by the coding sequence GTGGCTTCCCGTGTGAAGAAGTTGTGGCGAAACTGGATCCGCGCCGAGTCATTCCACTGCGTAGCCTTTTGCTGGGCAGTTTTGCCGAAGACCACGCTGCTGTTTACCTGTGTTGTTGTAGCAGTGGTCTTCAGTTGGCCGTGGCTGGTAGGAACTAATTTGAAGCCAGGTCTACTAGCTCCTTTTAACACCTATGCTCCGAGAAGTGCTAGCGTTGTAAACAGTGAGGCTCTCGAGCAACAGCAGTCTAAGCTGAGATTGCATAGCTCTCTGCAATTCGTTGATACCCGAGAGACGACTCGCTTGAAGCAGAAGCTGGAACAGCAACTAGTGCAGCTAGAGCAGATATCCTACGGCAAGAGCAATGACTATGCCAAAACAGAGAACCTCAGTACAGCTGAGGAAAAATGGCTTAGCAGCCGAACCCCTGAGGAGCAACTCATTTGGAGCATAATCCTTCATAGTGCTGTTGACCGAATACTAAATCAGGGACTAGTAGGCACACTGACCGCTGAACAGCTGCGTCGCGCCGCTTCCTCGCAGCTTACTGACCTTGGCAGGATTAACAGTCCTGCCCGTACACTTGGCAGTCGTCTTCTGGCAAATGTCTTTCAGGGAGCTAGTAATCTGTGCATCGATCTAGCCTGCAGCCAGGAAAAGCTTGAGGAGTTAGTTGATAAGCAAGGTATACCAGTAATTGAGATATTGAAAGGGGATCTAATAACTTATAAAGGCGAATATATTAGCCGTCAAGCTTATGACCTCCTTGACTACTTTGAACTAGTTAGTTGGCAACCACAATTCTCCCTCTGGTTACCTCACTTTTTGGAGGCTTTTGCCGGATGCGGAGTATTATTGCTCTTAATGCGTTGGGAGTATCCTTATTTAGAAGTGCGTCATGGCCTATTAGCTTTGGGGCTTTTACTAATGACGCAGTCAGCAAGATTGTGGTTTGAGACTGCTATCAATCCATTAGCAATGATCGTGCCACCAACTCTATTACTAGCTCAGAGTATTGGTGTAGCTAGTGGGCTTGCCTGGATGTCTGTAGCTGGATTGCTCTGGCCAATACCTGCAGGTGGTTTTGGGGAAGAAAGGCTTATGGTGGCTTGTGCTATTGCCGCGATTTCAGCACTGCAAGCCAGGCATATGCGTAGTCGTACCCAACTACTGCAACTCATGATGATGCTTCCTTTAGGTGCCTTGGTCACTGAACGTCTACTTCTACATAACCAGTTCAATACCAACATCTGGAGTCAGTTAGCCTCGAGGGCTTGGGAGCTGTCTTCAGAGGCGCTTTTTACGGCGACTATGCTTATGCTAGCTACCTTAGCAATCCCAGTTCTGGAGTCTTTTTTTGGTCTACTTAGCCGTGCACGCCTGATGGAATTAGCTGACCAGGAAAGGCCCTTGCTGCGTCGTCTCTCCTCTGAAGCACCAGGTACTTTCGAGCACACGCTGATGATCTGCGGACTTGCTGAAGAAGCTGCTCGAGTTGTTGGCGGCGATATTGACTTGATCCGCGCAGGAGCACTGTACCATGACATAGGCAAGCTTTATGCTCCTGGTTGGTTTATTGAGAACCAGAGTAACGGGGTTAATCCCCACGATATACTTGACGATCCTGAGGCTAGTGCTAGCATCCTCCAGGCACACGTTGATGAGGGATTAAGGCTGGCTCGACGTCACCGACTACCTCAACCAGTTGCAAGTTTTATACCTGAGCACCAAGGCACACTGAAAATGGGCTATTTTCTACACCAAGCCCAAAAACTTAATCCACTCGTTGAGGAAAACCGCTTTCGTTACCGAGGACCTGTACCCCGCTCTCGGGAAACTGCCATATTGATGTTAGCGGATGGCTGTGAGGCTGCCCTACGTTCACAGCCACCAAACACATCAGATGCTGAAGCGTGCCAAATAGTACGTCGGATTATTGATGCAAGACATCGAGATGGCCAACTACATGAAAGCGATCTGAGTGAACTCGAGACGGAGTTGATGGTAAGAGCCTTTGTAAGAGTTTGGCGCCGCACAAGACATCGTAGAATTCCGTACCCAGTTGCAACACAGCCTGGTCTTCAGGCATGA
- a CDS encoding 2-isopropylmalate synthase: MAKDPGRVLIFDTTLRDGEQSPGASLNLDEKLAIARQLVRLGVDVIEAGFPFASPGDSVAVQRIAQQVGSDKGPIICGLARASYADIKACADAVAPAPLRRIHTFIATSDIHLKHKLRKSRTEVLAIIPEMVAYARSLVDDVEFSCEDAGRSDPEFLYQAIEAAIHAGAGTINIPDTVGYATPKEFGQLISSINYHVPNINKAVLSVHGHNDLGLAVANFLEAVTCGARQVECTINGIGERAGNAALEELVMALHVRRRYYNPFFGRTPDSSAPLTAVCTEEITKTSRLVSNLTGMAVQPNKAIVGANAFAHESGIHQDGILKNRLTYEIIDARTIGLTNNRISLGKLSGRSAIRARLEELGYNLGREDLDEAFARFKELADRKREITDRDLEAIVSGQVQTQQSESRFRLRHVQVSCGSDLHPTATVTVAEQNGKECTAAAIGTGPVDAVCRALNHLIAEPNELVEFSVKSVTEGIDAMGEVTIRLRRNGQMFSGHSADTDVVVAAANAFLNALNRLISAAGSRTLHPQRDIVLGKPKI, translated from the coding sequence ATGGCCAAAGATCCGGGCCGCGTCCTGATCTTCGACACTACCCTTAGGGATGGTGAGCAGTCACCGGGAGCTAGTCTCAACCTAGATGAGAAGCTTGCCATTGCCCGACAACTAGTCAGACTTGGCGTCGATGTGATTGAGGCTGGCTTCCCCTTTGCAAGCCCTGGTGACTCTGTCGCTGTTCAGCGTATTGCTCAGCAAGTAGGCAGTGATAAAGGACCAATTATCTGTGGCTTAGCTCGAGCATCTTATGCCGATATAAAAGCTTGTGCTGATGCCGTAGCCCCAGCACCCTTACGCCGGATTCACACTTTCATTGCTACTAGTGATATCCACCTTAAGCATAAGCTGCGTAAATCCCGTACTGAAGTTCTCGCTATCATCCCAGAAATGGTAGCCTATGCTCGCTCCTTGGTCGACGATGTAGAGTTCTCTTGTGAGGATGCAGGCCGTAGTGACCCAGAATTTTTATACCAGGCTATTGAAGCAGCTATTCATGCAGGAGCTGGCACTATTAACATACCCGATACAGTTGGTTACGCAACCCCTAAAGAGTTCGGACAACTGATCTCTAGTATTAATTACCATGTCCCAAACATTAATAAGGCCGTACTCAGTGTTCATGGCCACAATGATCTCGGTCTGGCAGTAGCTAACTTCCTTGAAGCTGTGACCTGTGGAGCTCGCCAGGTAGAGTGCACAATTAACGGTATTGGTGAGAGAGCTGGTAATGCTGCTCTTGAGGAGTTGGTAATGGCCTTGCACGTTAGACGTCGATATTACAATCCATTCTTTGGCCGTACACCAGACAGTTCTGCCCCTCTTACAGCAGTTTGTACTGAAGAAATTACCAAGACTTCGCGGCTTGTTTCAAATCTTACTGGCATGGCTGTTCAGCCAAACAAGGCTATTGTTGGGGCCAATGCTTTCGCTCATGAATCAGGTATCCACCAAGATGGTATCCTCAAGAACCGCCTTACCTACGAGATTATTGATGCTCGCACTATTGGCCTCACCAACAACCGTATATCTTTAGGCAAACTTAGCGGACGGAGCGCAATTAGGGCACGTCTTGAGGAACTTGGCTACAATCTTGGCCGTGAAGATCTTGATGAGGCTTTTGCACGTTTCAAAGAACTTGCTGACAGAAAACGAGAAATTACTGATAGAGATTTGGAAGCAATCGTTAGTGGACAAGTGCAGACCCAGCAGTCAGAATCACGTTTTCGTCTTAGACATGTTCAGGTCAGCTGTGGATCGGATTTGCACCCCACAGCTACTGTAACAGTAGCAGAGCAAAATGGTAAAGAGTGCACTGCTGCTGCTATTGGCACCGGTCCTGTCGACGCAGTTTGTCGTGCCTTGAATCACCTAATTGCTGAACCTAACGAATTAGTTGAGTTTTCTGTCAAATCAGTTACTGAGGGTATTGATGCAATGGGAGAAGTCACTATCCGTTTACGCCGCAATGGTCAGATGTTCTCCGGTCATTCTGCTGACACTGATGTAGTAGTAGCTGCTGCTAATGCCTTTCTTAATGCACTGAATAGACTCATATCAGCAGCTGGTTCTCGTACGCTACATCCCCAGAGGGATATTGTCCTTGGCAAGCCTAAGATCTAG
- a CDS encoding lycopene cyclase family protein — protein sequence MLNLGSREVDVLILGDGPAALCLAAELVERRINVGLIAPSAAEEPWLNTYGIWAFELESCNITHLLSHRWKNTVSYFGNGQTTEESFPHYHRLDYGLFDREALRLWLLERCKGMQCCRGVASSVVVCGDYTLVSIQSGKQFRARVVVDATGHQTSFIRRHPSSNITAQQAAYGIVGRFNRPPVDPDQFVLMDFRPNHLDDSSRASPPTFLYAMDMGDGIFFVEETSLALAPPLPEAELSQRLQTRLSQRGVSVNQILHREHCLFPMNLPLPDLHQPLLAFGSAASMVHPASGYMVGGLLRRAPAVAAAIASALEQQPILGSAALARHGWQALWPREMVWRHRLFQFGLERLMAFDEKRLRQFFQSFFSLPTSEWSGFLANTLSLHQLIMVMLHLFMLAPTSVRRGLVLGLPSDQNQRQRQSAGRNPEKPTP from the coding sequence ATGTTGAACCTAGGCAGTAGAGAAGTTGATGTCTTAATACTCGGCGATGGCCCTGCAGCACTCTGTCTGGCTGCAGAGTTAGTGGAGCGCAGAATTAACGTAGGCCTAATTGCGCCAAGTGCTGCTGAGGAACCTTGGCTAAATACCTACGGCATTTGGGCTTTTGAATTAGAAAGCTGCAACATCACCCATCTTCTCAGCCATCGCTGGAAAAATACCGTCAGCTACTTTGGAAATGGGCAAACTACTGAAGAGTCGTTTCCCCATTACCATCGGCTCGATTACGGACTATTTGATAGAGAAGCATTAAGGCTTTGGCTTTTAGAACGCTGTAAAGGAATGCAGTGCTGCCGTGGCGTGGCTAGTTCAGTGGTGGTGTGTGGGGACTACACATTAGTGAGTATTCAATCAGGGAAGCAGTTCCGAGCCCGTGTTGTTGTTGATGCAACTGGGCACCAGACATCATTTATTCGCCGCCACCCATCTTCCAATATTACTGCACAACAAGCTGCTTACGGCATTGTTGGTCGTTTTAATCGTCCACCGGTAGATCCTGACCAGTTTGTGTTGATGGACTTTCGCCCTAACCACCTCGATGACAGCAGTAGGGCTAGTCCTCCAACATTTCTCTATGCCATGGACATGGGAGATGGGATCTTTTTTGTGGAAGAAACATCACTGGCATTAGCACCACCACTGCCAGAGGCAGAACTGTCACAACGTCTCCAAACTCGACTTTCTCAGCGTGGTGTATCAGTAAACCAGATTCTTCATAGGGAGCATTGTTTATTCCCAATGAACTTACCACTCCCAGACCTACACCAGCCTCTGTTAGCTTTTGGGAGTGCCGCAAGTATGGTGCACCCTGCTTCAGGATATATGGTTGGGGGCTTGCTCCGTCGAGCGCCTGCAGTGGCGGCAGCTATTGCTTCGGCCTTGGAACAACAGCCAATTCTTGGTAGTGCTGCGCTAGCACGCCATGGCTGGCAGGCACTCTGGCCCAGGGAAATGGTGTGGCGCCATCGTCTGTTTCAGTTTGGTCTTGAGCGGTTGATGGCCTTTGATGAGAAAAGACTGCGGCAGTTCTTCCAATCTTTTTTCTCTCTGCCTACTTCCGAGTGGTCAGGTTTCCTTGCGAACACACTGTCGCTTCACCAACTAATAATGGTAATGTTACATTTATTTATGTTAGCCCCGACCAGCGTTCGGCGCGGTCTCGTTTTAGGATTACCTTCTGACCAGAATCAAAGACAACGTCAATCTGCTGGCCGGAATCCAGAAAAACCCACTCCTTAA